One window of the Trifolium pratense cultivar HEN17-A07 linkage group LG2, ARS_RC_1.1, whole genome shotgun sequence genome contains the following:
- the LOC123911470 gene encoding uncharacterized protein LOC123911470 isoform X1, translated as MASISPTCSPTSLQLRLAFNANKFPPFYQVRLGNINHRVRVQPLRSVHKDSKNTQSVDGFSGWSDSVNGEQGNDSQNKKKKSYGGVVGVGVAGVLIFTGLTFVAVSLGKRNGSRQEQQMNPLTTHQEVILSSDDRDDDITGQVNVENTSEPDNGKVEDQIDASRDYSSPESDNIQGDYKTVDDSDIGSELVYDSKNTSNGINDATKHISIQEDLLHESARGDELIVPSENQIPLQTEKTVDSFSANEFSDFDVKPTVDTTESTAYLKENQFNAEPGNIPNYDGNPLDHNEQQDEITISSGSRNSDISETSSGLGADNKTKTASTVVNPESNNTISDPKILSEDDQDNIDLNKASHVSYEGNKSSFEEQSISGNDLLSKSVLSPSTNSLVDGQVRYENNEVKKDLTESPNSGSIFSAPGIPAPSVVSAALQVLPGKVLVPAAFDQVQGQALAALQVLKVIEPDVQPGDLCTRREYARWLVSASGALSRNTVSKVYPAMYIDNVTELAFDDITAEDPDFSSIQGLAEAGLIESRLSRRDVELSAGEDNSPFFFSPDSPLSRQDLVSWKMTLEKRQLPEADRKILHQVSGFIDTDKIHPNACPALVADLSSGEQGIIALAFGYTRLFQPDKPVTKAQAAIALATGDASDIVSEELARIEAESIAENAVAAHSALVEQVEKDINASFEQELFLEKEKIGAIERMAEEAKLELETLRAQREEDSVAMEKERAAIESEMEVFSKLRNEVQDQLQSLMSNKVEIAYEKERIKKLREQAEIENNEITRLQYDLEVERKALSMARTWAEDEAKRVREQARALEEARDRWERHGIKVVVDEDLRKEASAEVTWLNAGEQYSTQGSVDRAESLLEKLKRIGADVRGKSREIIDKIILMVSLFISKLKEWASKTKLQAEELREAVTSKAGKSANELQHSAVEFGFTVKEGAKRVAGDCREGVEKITQKFTHKFKT; from the exons ATGGCTTCAATTTCACCCACATGTTCCCCAACTTCACTTCAACTCAGATTAGCATTCAATGCTAATAAATTTCCCCCTTTTTATCAGGTGCGACTTGGTAACATCAACCATCGTGTTCGAGTTCAACCACTTCGCTCCGTTCATAAGGATTCCAAAAACACTCAATCGGTCGATGGGTTCTCCGGTTGGTCCGATTCAGTAAATGGAGAACAGGGTAATGATTCccagaacaagaagaagaaatcatACGGTG GAGTTGTGGGAGTAGGAGTGGCTGGAGTCCTTATTTTTACAGGGCTTACCTTCGTTGCCGTATCTCTTGGAAAACGAAATGGTTCCA GACAGGAGCAACAAATGAACCCTTTGACAACGCATCAGGAGGTGATTTTGTCTTCTGACGACCGTGATGACGATATTACGGGACAAGTAAATGTCGAGAACACGTCGGAGCCAGACAATGGTAAAGTGGAAGATCAGATAGATGCTTCCCGAGATTATTCATCTCCTGAGTCCGATAATATTCAAGGTGACTATAAAACTGTTGATGATTCTGATATAGGATCCGAGTTGGTATATGATAGTAAAAACACCTCCAATGGTATCAATGATGCCACTAAACATATATCTATTCAAGAAGACTTGTTGCATGAGTCTGCTCGTGGTGACGAGTTAATTGTTCCAAGTGAAAACCAAATACCACTTCAAACCGAAAAAACGGTTGATTCTTTTAGTGCTAATGAATTTAGTGATTTTGATGTCAAACCGACTGTAGATACAACAGAATCTACTGCCTATCTTAAAGAAAACCAATTTAATGCTGAACCAGGAAACATACCCAATTACGATGGTAACCCACTAGACCATAATGAGCAGCAGGATGAAATAACCATTTCAAGTGGGAGTAGAAATTCTGATATTTCCGAAACCTCATCTGGTTTAGGTGCTGATAATAAGACTAAAACTGCTAGTACCGTGGTAAATCCTGAGTCAAACAACACAATTTCAGATCCTAAGATTTTAAGTGAAGATGATCAAGACAATATTGACCTTAACAAAGCTTCACATGTCTCATATGAGGGAAATAAGTCATCCTTCGAAGAGCAAAGTATCTCTGGGAATGACCTTTTAAGTAAATCAGTATTGTCACCATCAACTAATTCATTGGTAGATGGTCAGGTTAGATATGAGAATAATGAGGTTAAAAAAGATTTAACTGAATCTCCAAATTCTGGATCCATTTTCTCCGCTCCTGGCATTCCTGCTCCATCAGTAGTTTCTGCAGCTTTACAGGTGCTTCCTGGAAAGGTTTTGGTTCCTGCTGCTTTTGATCAGGTTCAGGGACAAGCACTAGCTGCATTGCAAGTTTTAAAG GTCATTGAGCCTGATGTTCAACCAGGTGATTTATGCACACGTCGTGAATATGCTCGCTGGTTGGTATCTGCTAGCGGCGCTCTTTCAAG GAATACAGTTTCGAAAGTGTATCCTGCCATGTACATAGACAATGTTACTGAGCTTGCATTTGATGACATCACCGCCGAGGACCCTGATTTTTCTTCCATTCAAG gcTTGGCAGAAGCTGGACTTATTGAAAGCAGGCTCTCAAGACGTGATGTAGAGTTGTCTGCTGGTGAAGACAATAGCCCTTTTTTCTTCTCCCCTGATAG CCCTTTATCACGTCAGGATCTTGTCAGCTGGAAAATGACCCTAGAGAAAAGACAGCTTCCTGAAGCTGACAGAAAG ATACTACACCAAGTTTCTGGTTTTATAGACACTGATAAGATACATCCTAATGCATGCCCTGCACTAGTAGCTGATCTATCTTCTGGAGAGCAGGGAATAATTGCTCTTGCATTTG GTTATACACGACTGTTCCAGCCAGATAAACCTGTGACAAAAGCTCAAGCCGCCATTGCCCTTGCTACCGGAGATGCTTCTGACATTGTTAGCGAAGAGCTTGCACGCATTGAAGCAGAATCTATTGCTGAAAATGCTGTTGCTGCACATAGTGCTTTAGTAGAGCAAGTTGAGAAGGATATCAATGCCAGTTTTGAGCAGGAGCTTTTCTTAGAAAAGGAAAAGATTGGTGCAATTGAAAGAATGGCTGAAGAGGCAAAACTGGAGTTGGAAACATTACGAGCTCAGAGAGAAGAAGACAGTGTTGCCATGGAGAAAGAACGTGCTGCTATTGAATCAGAAATGGAGGTGTTTTCAAAGTTAAGAAATGAGGTTCAAGATCAATTACAAAGTCTTATGAGTAACAAGGTAGAAATAGCGTATGAAAAAGAGAGGATCAAAAAGCTTCGGGAGCAAGCAGAAATTGAAAACAACGAGATTACCCGTTTACAATATGATCTAGAGGTTGAACGAAAAGCCTTGTCCATGGCCAG GACTTGGGCCGAGGATGAAGCCAAACGAGTGAGAGAACAAGCAAGAGCATTAGAGGAGGCTAGAGATCGTTGGGAGAGACATGGAATCAAAGTGGTGGTTGACGAAGACCTCCGCAAGGAGGCTTCAGCCGAAGTTACATGGCTCAATGCTGGGGAGCAATACTCGACTCAAGGATCAGTTGACAGGGCTGAAAGCTTATTGGAGAAGCTCAAACGAATCGGTGCAGATGTAAGAGGAAAATCCAGAGAAATAATTGACAAGATCATCCTCATGGTTTCCCTATTTATATCAAAATTGAAGGAATGGGCATCCAAAACAAAGTTGCAGGCAGAAGAATTGCGCGAAGCTGTCACCTCAAAGGCAGGTAAGTCAGCAAATGAATTGCAGCACAGTGCTGTCGAATTCGGATTTACTGTGAAAGAAGGTGCAAAGCGAGTTGCTGGCGATTGTAGGGAAGGAGTTGAGAAAATCACCCAAAAGTTCACTCATAAGTTCAAGACCTGA
- the LOC123911470 gene encoding uncharacterized protein LOC123911470 isoform X2 codes for MNPLTTHQEVILSSDDRDDDITGQVNVENTSEPDNGKVEDQIDASRDYSSPESDNIQGDYKTVDDSDIGSELVYDSKNTSNGINDATKHISIQEDLLHESARGDELIVPSENQIPLQTEKTVDSFSANEFSDFDVKPTVDTTESTAYLKENQFNAEPGNIPNYDGNPLDHNEQQDEITISSGSRNSDISETSSGLGADNKTKTASTVVNPESNNTISDPKILSEDDQDNIDLNKASHVSYEGNKSSFEEQSISGNDLLSKSVLSPSTNSLVDGQVRYENNEVKKDLTESPNSGSIFSAPGIPAPSVVSAALQVLPGKVLVPAAFDQVQGQALAALQVLKVIEPDVQPGDLCTRREYARWLVSASGALSRNTVSKVYPAMYIDNVTELAFDDITAEDPDFSSIQGLAEAGLIESRLSRRDVELSAGEDNSPFFFSPDSPLSRQDLVSWKMTLEKRQLPEADRKILHQVSGFIDTDKIHPNACPALVADLSSGEQGIIALAFGYTRLFQPDKPVTKAQAAIALATGDASDIVSEELARIEAESIAENAVAAHSALVEQVEKDINASFEQELFLEKEKIGAIERMAEEAKLELETLRAQREEDSVAMEKERAAIESEMEVFSKLRNEVQDQLQSLMSNKVEIAYEKERIKKLREQAEIENNEITRLQYDLEVERKALSMARTWAEDEAKRVREQARALEEARDRWERHGIKVVVDEDLRKEASAEVTWLNAGEQYSTQGSVDRAESLLEKLKRIGADVRGKSREIIDKIILMVSLFISKLKEWASKTKLQAEELREAVTSKAGKSANELQHSAVEFGFTVKEGAKRVAGDCREGVEKITQKFTHKFKT; via the exons ATGAACCCTTTGACAACGCATCAGGAGGTGATTTTGTCTTCTGACGACCGTGATGACGATATTACGGGACAAGTAAATGTCGAGAACACGTCGGAGCCAGACAATGGTAAAGTGGAAGATCAGATAGATGCTTCCCGAGATTATTCATCTCCTGAGTCCGATAATATTCAAGGTGACTATAAAACTGTTGATGATTCTGATATAGGATCCGAGTTGGTATATGATAGTAAAAACACCTCCAATGGTATCAATGATGCCACTAAACATATATCTATTCAAGAAGACTTGTTGCATGAGTCTGCTCGTGGTGACGAGTTAATTGTTCCAAGTGAAAACCAAATACCACTTCAAACCGAAAAAACGGTTGATTCTTTTAGTGCTAATGAATTTAGTGATTTTGATGTCAAACCGACTGTAGATACAACAGAATCTACTGCCTATCTTAAAGAAAACCAATTTAATGCTGAACCAGGAAACATACCCAATTACGATGGTAACCCACTAGACCATAATGAGCAGCAGGATGAAATAACCATTTCAAGTGGGAGTAGAAATTCTGATATTTCCGAAACCTCATCTGGTTTAGGTGCTGATAATAAGACTAAAACTGCTAGTACCGTGGTAAATCCTGAGTCAAACAACACAATTTCAGATCCTAAGATTTTAAGTGAAGATGATCAAGACAATATTGACCTTAACAAAGCTTCACATGTCTCATATGAGGGAAATAAGTCATCCTTCGAAGAGCAAAGTATCTCTGGGAATGACCTTTTAAGTAAATCAGTATTGTCACCATCAACTAATTCATTGGTAGATGGTCAGGTTAGATATGAGAATAATGAGGTTAAAAAAGATTTAACTGAATCTCCAAATTCTGGATCCATTTTCTCCGCTCCTGGCATTCCTGCTCCATCAGTAGTTTCTGCAGCTTTACAGGTGCTTCCTGGAAAGGTTTTGGTTCCTGCTGCTTTTGATCAGGTTCAGGGACAAGCACTAGCTGCATTGCAAGTTTTAAAG GTCATTGAGCCTGATGTTCAACCAGGTGATTTATGCACACGTCGTGAATATGCTCGCTGGTTGGTATCTGCTAGCGGCGCTCTTTCAAG GAATACAGTTTCGAAAGTGTATCCTGCCATGTACATAGACAATGTTACTGAGCTTGCATTTGATGACATCACCGCCGAGGACCCTGATTTTTCTTCCATTCAAG gcTTGGCAGAAGCTGGACTTATTGAAAGCAGGCTCTCAAGACGTGATGTAGAGTTGTCTGCTGGTGAAGACAATAGCCCTTTTTTCTTCTCCCCTGATAG CCCTTTATCACGTCAGGATCTTGTCAGCTGGAAAATGACCCTAGAGAAAAGACAGCTTCCTGAAGCTGACAGAAAG ATACTACACCAAGTTTCTGGTTTTATAGACACTGATAAGATACATCCTAATGCATGCCCTGCACTAGTAGCTGATCTATCTTCTGGAGAGCAGGGAATAATTGCTCTTGCATTTG GTTATACACGACTGTTCCAGCCAGATAAACCTGTGACAAAAGCTCAAGCCGCCATTGCCCTTGCTACCGGAGATGCTTCTGACATTGTTAGCGAAGAGCTTGCACGCATTGAAGCAGAATCTATTGCTGAAAATGCTGTTGCTGCACATAGTGCTTTAGTAGAGCAAGTTGAGAAGGATATCAATGCCAGTTTTGAGCAGGAGCTTTTCTTAGAAAAGGAAAAGATTGGTGCAATTGAAAGAATGGCTGAAGAGGCAAAACTGGAGTTGGAAACATTACGAGCTCAGAGAGAAGAAGACAGTGTTGCCATGGAGAAAGAACGTGCTGCTATTGAATCAGAAATGGAGGTGTTTTCAAAGTTAAGAAATGAGGTTCAAGATCAATTACAAAGTCTTATGAGTAACAAGGTAGAAATAGCGTATGAAAAAGAGAGGATCAAAAAGCTTCGGGAGCAAGCAGAAATTGAAAACAACGAGATTACCCGTTTACAATATGATCTAGAGGTTGAACGAAAAGCCTTGTCCATGGCCAG GACTTGGGCCGAGGATGAAGCCAAACGAGTGAGAGAACAAGCAAGAGCATTAGAGGAGGCTAGAGATCGTTGGGAGAGACATGGAATCAAAGTGGTGGTTGACGAAGACCTCCGCAAGGAGGCTTCAGCCGAAGTTACATGGCTCAATGCTGGGGAGCAATACTCGACTCAAGGATCAGTTGACAGGGCTGAAAGCTTATTGGAGAAGCTCAAACGAATCGGTGCAGATGTAAGAGGAAAATCCAGAGAAATAATTGACAAGATCATCCTCATGGTTTCCCTATTTATATCAAAATTGAAGGAATGGGCATCCAAAACAAAGTTGCAGGCAGAAGAATTGCGCGAAGCTGTCACCTCAAAGGCAGGTAAGTCAGCAAATGAATTGCAGCACAGTGCTGTCGAATTCGGATTTACTGTGAAAGAAGGTGCAAAGCGAGTTGCTGGCGATTGTAGGGAAGGAGTTGAGAAAATCACCCAAAAGTTCACTCATAAGTTCAAGACCTGA
- the LOC123911470 gene encoding uncharacterized protein LOC123911470 isoform X3 has protein sequence MASISPTCSPTSLQLRLAFNANKFPPFYQVRLGNINHRVRVQPLRSVHKDSKNTQSVDGFSGWSDSVNGEQGNDSQNKKKKSYGGVVGVGVAGVLIFTGLTFVAVSLGKRNGSRQEQQMNPLTTHQEVILSSDDRDDDITGQVNVENTSEPDNGKVEDQIDASRDYSSPESDNIQALQVLPGKVLVPAAFDQVQGQALAALQVLKVIEPDVQPGDLCTRREYARWLVSASGALSRNTVSKVYPAMYIDNVTELAFDDITAEDPDFSSIQGLAEAGLIESRLSRRDVELSAGEDNSPFFFSPDSPLSRQDLVSWKMTLEKRQLPEADRKILHQVSGFIDTDKIHPNACPALVADLSSGEQGIIALAFGYTRLFQPDKPVTKAQAAIALATGDASDIVSEELARIEAESIAENAVAAHSALVEQVEKDINASFEQELFLEKEKIGAIERMAEEAKLELETLRAQREEDSVAMEKERAAIESEMEVFSKLRNEVQDQLQSLMSNKVEIAYEKERIKKLREQAEIENNEITRLQYDLEVERKALSMARTWAEDEAKRVREQARALEEARDRWERHGIKVVVDEDLRKEASAEVTWLNAGEQYSTQGSVDRAESLLEKLKRIGADVRGKSREIIDKIILMVSLFISKLKEWASKTKLQAEELREAVTSKAGKSANELQHSAVEFGFTVKEGAKRVAGDCREGVEKITQKFTHKFKT, from the exons ATGGCTTCAATTTCACCCACATGTTCCCCAACTTCACTTCAACTCAGATTAGCATTCAATGCTAATAAATTTCCCCCTTTTTATCAGGTGCGACTTGGTAACATCAACCATCGTGTTCGAGTTCAACCACTTCGCTCCGTTCATAAGGATTCCAAAAACACTCAATCGGTCGATGGGTTCTCCGGTTGGTCCGATTCAGTAAATGGAGAACAGGGTAATGATTCccagaacaagaagaagaaatcatACGGTG GAGTTGTGGGAGTAGGAGTGGCTGGAGTCCTTATTTTTACAGGGCTTACCTTCGTTGCCGTATCTCTTGGAAAACGAAATGGTTCCA GACAGGAGCAACAAATGAACCCTTTGACAACGCATCAGGAGGTGATTTTGTCTTCTGACGACCGTGATGACGATATTACGGGACAAGTAAATGTCGAGAACACGTCGGAGCCAGACAATGGTAAAGTGGAAGATCAGATAGATGCTTCCCGAGATTATTCATCTCCTGAGTCCGATAATATTCAAG CTTTACAGGTGCTTCCTGGAAAGGTTTTGGTTCCTGCTGCTTTTGATCAGGTTCAGGGACAAGCACTAGCTGCATTGCAAGTTTTAAAG GTCATTGAGCCTGATGTTCAACCAGGTGATTTATGCACACGTCGTGAATATGCTCGCTGGTTGGTATCTGCTAGCGGCGCTCTTTCAAG GAATACAGTTTCGAAAGTGTATCCTGCCATGTACATAGACAATGTTACTGAGCTTGCATTTGATGACATCACCGCCGAGGACCCTGATTTTTCTTCCATTCAAG gcTTGGCAGAAGCTGGACTTATTGAAAGCAGGCTCTCAAGACGTGATGTAGAGTTGTCTGCTGGTGAAGACAATAGCCCTTTTTTCTTCTCCCCTGATAG CCCTTTATCACGTCAGGATCTTGTCAGCTGGAAAATGACCCTAGAGAAAAGACAGCTTCCTGAAGCTGACAGAAAG ATACTACACCAAGTTTCTGGTTTTATAGACACTGATAAGATACATCCTAATGCATGCCCTGCACTAGTAGCTGATCTATCTTCTGGAGAGCAGGGAATAATTGCTCTTGCATTTG GTTATACACGACTGTTCCAGCCAGATAAACCTGTGACAAAAGCTCAAGCCGCCATTGCCCTTGCTACCGGAGATGCTTCTGACATTGTTAGCGAAGAGCTTGCACGCATTGAAGCAGAATCTATTGCTGAAAATGCTGTTGCTGCACATAGTGCTTTAGTAGAGCAAGTTGAGAAGGATATCAATGCCAGTTTTGAGCAGGAGCTTTTCTTAGAAAAGGAAAAGATTGGTGCAATTGAAAGAATGGCTGAAGAGGCAAAACTGGAGTTGGAAACATTACGAGCTCAGAGAGAAGAAGACAGTGTTGCCATGGAGAAAGAACGTGCTGCTATTGAATCAGAAATGGAGGTGTTTTCAAAGTTAAGAAATGAGGTTCAAGATCAATTACAAAGTCTTATGAGTAACAAGGTAGAAATAGCGTATGAAAAAGAGAGGATCAAAAAGCTTCGGGAGCAAGCAGAAATTGAAAACAACGAGATTACCCGTTTACAATATGATCTAGAGGTTGAACGAAAAGCCTTGTCCATGGCCAG GACTTGGGCCGAGGATGAAGCCAAACGAGTGAGAGAACAAGCAAGAGCATTAGAGGAGGCTAGAGATCGTTGGGAGAGACATGGAATCAAAGTGGTGGTTGACGAAGACCTCCGCAAGGAGGCTTCAGCCGAAGTTACATGGCTCAATGCTGGGGAGCAATACTCGACTCAAGGATCAGTTGACAGGGCTGAAAGCTTATTGGAGAAGCTCAAACGAATCGGTGCAGATGTAAGAGGAAAATCCAGAGAAATAATTGACAAGATCATCCTCATGGTTTCCCTATTTATATCAAAATTGAAGGAATGGGCATCCAAAACAAAGTTGCAGGCAGAAGAATTGCGCGAAGCTGTCACCTCAAAGGCAGGTAAGTCAGCAAATGAATTGCAGCACAGTGCTGTCGAATTCGGATTTACTGTGAAAGAAGGTGCAAAGCGAGTTGCTGGCGATTGTAGGGAAGGAGTTGAGAAAATCACCCAAAAGTTCACTCATAAGTTCAAGACCTGA